In a single window of the Mesoplodon densirostris isolate mMesDen1 chromosome 18, mMesDen1 primary haplotype, whole genome shotgun sequence genome:
- the CBX1 gene encoding chromobox protein homolog 1 yields the protein MGKKQNKKKVEEVLEEEEEEYVVEKVLDRRVVKGKVEYLLKWKGFSDEDNTWEPEENLDCPDLIAEFLQSQKTAHETDKSEGGKRKADSDSEDKGEESKPKKKKEESEKPRGFARGLEPERIIGATDSSGELMFLMKWKNSDEADLVPAKEANVKCPQVVISFYEERLTWHSYPSEDDDKKDDKN from the exons atggggaaaaaacaaaacaagaagaaagtGGAGGAGGTgctagaagaagaggaagaagaatatgTGGTGGAGAAAGTTCTTGACCGTCGAGTGGTGAAGGGCAAAGTGGAGTACCTCCTGAAGTGGAAGGGGTTCTCAGA TGAGGACAACACGTGGGAGCCAGAAGAAAACCTGGATTGCCCCGACCTCATCGCTGAGTTCCTGCAGTCACAGAAAACAGCACACGAGACAGATAAATCAGAGGGAGGCAAGCGCAAAGCCGATTCTGATTCGGAAGATAAGGGGGAGGAGAGCAaaccaaagaagaagaaagaagag TCAGAAAAGCCACGAGGCTTTGCCCGGGGTTTGGAACCAGAGCGGATTATTGGAGCTACAGACTCCAGCGGAGAACTCATGTTCCTGATGAAATG GAAGAACTCTGATGAGGCTGACCTGGTCCCTGCCAAGGAAGCCAATGTCAAGTGCCCACAGGTTGTCATATCCTTCTATGAGGAAAGGCTGACGTGGCATTCCTACCCCTCGGAGGATGATGACAAAAAAGATGACAAGAATTAA